One stretch of Dehalococcoidia bacterium DNA includes these proteins:
- the smpB gene encoding SsrA-binding protein SmpB: MSSKDKAPPAGDKTITVNRKAYHDYHIVKTYEAGIQLTGTEIKSIRLGRVNLRDAYVRPENGEMWLVGAHIAHYPPAGRWNHDPTRKRRLLLTRREIRQLVEALRKGEGMTIVPLRLYINSRGLAKLEIALAKGKRKYDKREELARKEAERRMRQALLRRA, translated from the coding sequence ATGTCGAGTAAAGACAAGGCCCCGCCGGCGGGCGATAAGACCATCACCGTCAACCGCAAGGCCTATCACGACTATCACATCGTCAAGACCTACGAGGCGGGCATTCAGCTCACCGGCACCGAGATCAAGTCCATCCGCCTGGGCCGCGTGAACCTGCGCGACGCCTACGTGCGACCGGAGAACGGCGAGATGTGGCTGGTCGGTGCCCACATCGCCCACTACCCGCCGGCCGGCCGCTGGAACCATGACCCCACCCGCAAACGGCGACTGCTGTTGACCCGACGCGAGATCCGCCAGCTGGTGGAGGCCCTGCGCAAGGGCGAGGGGATGACCATCGTCCCCCTTCGGCTCTATATCAACAGTCGGGGATTGGCCAAGCTGGAGATCGCTCTGGCCAAGGGCAAGCGCAAGTACGACAAGCGCGAGGAGCTGGCCCGCAAGGAGGCGGAGCGGCGCATGCGCCAGGCCCTGCTCCGCCGCGCCTAG
- a CDS encoding S41 family peptidase, which produces MRPRWRVLLLALLVAALPVMGGVVGYALGESRGGQAQPQTAAPTEAPDFRVLQEIYQILKERYVDPDKVTPDLLRTSAIDGMLKALGDPHTLYIDPESKESGIDIITGTFEGIGARVEQDPLSGDIVIVAPFSGSPAEKAGIRPGDRLLEVDGESTAGWSVSQAVRRIRGPRGTSVTLTVQHRDGKVERITVVRDRIVVPTVTVRPVTDSTGRQLPDIALVQIEQITEQTVPDLAQALRDLKSKGTRGLVLDLRINPGGSLNATINIADMFLDGGTILTEVERGGKERSFEARPGGEGTGIPLVVLVGPGSASGAEVLAAALRDNNRAILVGEKTFGKATVNQLHDLSDGGALYVTVARWLTPRGDLIEGVGVSPDIQVPTDQGQGNRDLALETAVNQLRQVIAQAGR; this is translated from the coding sequence ATGCGTCCGCGGTGGCGAGTCCTTCTCCTGGCCCTGCTGGTGGCGGCCCTGCCCGTCATGGGCGGGGTGGTGGGCTATGCCCTGGGCGAAAGCAGAGGCGGGCAGGCCCAGCCCCAAACAGCAGCCCCCACGGAGGCCCCCGACTTCCGTGTCCTGCAGGAGATATACCAGATCCTGAAGGAACGTTATGTCGACCCCGACAAGGTGACGCCCGACCTCCTGCGCACCAGCGCCATCGACGGCATGCTCAAGGCCCTGGGCGACCCCCACACTCTCTACATCGACCCCGAGAGCAAGGAATCGGGCATCGACATCATCACCGGGACCTTCGAGGGAATCGGCGCCAGGGTGGAACAGGACCCCCTCAGCGGCGACATCGTCATCGTTGCCCCCTTCAGCGGCTCGCCAGCCGAGAAGGCAGGCATACGCCCAGGCGACCGCCTCCTGGAAGTGGACGGCGAGTCCACCGCCGGCTGGAGCGTATCCCAGGCGGTGCGACGCATCCGCGGCCCCAGGGGCACCTCCGTCACCCTCACGGTCCAGCACCGGGACGGCAAGGTCGAGCGGATAACCGTCGTTCGTGACCGCATCGTGGTGCCGACGGTGACGGTGCGGCCGGTGACGGACAGCACCGGCCGTCAGCTGCCGGACATCGCCCTGGTCCAGATCGAGCAGATAACGGAGCAGACGGTGCCCGACCTGGCCCAGGCCCTGCGAGACCTGAAGAGCAAGGGGACACGGGGGCTGGTGCTGGACCTGCGCATCAACCCGGGCGGCTCCCTCAACGCCACCATCAACATCGCCGACATGTTCCTGGACGGCGGCACCATCCTGACCGAGGTGGAGCGTGGAGGCAAGGAGCGCAGCTTCGAGGCCCGTCCGGGCGGCGAGGGCACCGGCATTCCCCTGGTGGTACTGGTAGGGCCGGGGTCGGCCAGCGGCGCTGAGGTGCTGGCAGCGGCTCTCCGCGACAACAACCGCGCCATCCTCGTCGGCGAGAAGACCTTCGGCAAGGCAACGGTGAACCAGCTCCACGACCTGTCGGACGGCGGCGCCCTCTACGTGACGGTAGCCCGCTGGCTCACCCCCAGGGGCGACCTCATCGAGGGGGTGGGCGTCAGCCCCGACATCCAGGTCCCCACTGACCAGGGGCAGGGCAACCGCGACCTGGCCCTGGAGACGGCCGTGAACCAGCTCCGCCAGGTCATCGCCCAGGCCGGGCGCTGA
- a CDS encoding 6-carboxytetrahydropterin synthase: protein MLHNGHSANQSPYRIVVSRGALGFAAAHFATFAGQAEPLHGHNYAVSVEVEGDLTADAWVLDFGELKAVAAALCRRLDHRFILPTRNPRLQVRETHDGYEVRFGQRLYLFPGEDVVALPVENSTAECLARYLAEEMARELQARGHVHLRMLRVEVEEGPGQSASYTMCLQEG from the coding sequence ATGCTACATAACGGACATAGTGCGAACCAAAGCCCTTATCGCATCGTCGTCTCCCGTGGCGCCCTCGGCTTCGCCGCGGCCCACTTCGCCACCTTTGCCGGCCAGGCGGAGCCGCTGCACGGCCACAACTACGCCGTCAGCGTGGAAGTGGAAGGAGATCTGACAGCCGATGCCTGGGTGCTGGACTTCGGGGAGCTGAAGGCCGTGGCGGCAGCCCTGTGTCGGCGGCTGGACCACCGCTTCATCCTGCCCACGCGCAACCCCCGCCTGCAGGTGAGAGAGACGCACGACGGCTACGAGGTCCGTTTCGGGCAGCGTCTGTATCTGTTCCCCGGGGAGGATGTGGTGGCGTTGCCGGTGGAGAACTCCACTGCCGAATGCCTGGCGCGCTACCTGGCGGAAGAGATGGCGCGGGAGCTGCAGGCTCGGGGCCACGTCCACCTGCGCATGCTGCGGGTGGAGGTCGAGGAAGGGCCGGGCCAGTCGGCGTCGTATACCATGTGCCTGCAAGAGGGATGA